GTCTCAATTTCCATCTCTATGAGGATTTCGCGGATCGTTTTTCCGCCGAAGATGCCGAAAGTATCTGGCAACGGTTCTCAACGCTATACGAGAAAATCGAAACAGAGATTGCCCGGTCTGTTCCCGACAGAACATCCCGTGTGATGCGCTATCACCTGACAAACATGCCAGCGAATTTCGAAGTAGAGGACTTCATTCAGAGCTGGTAGAAATGTAAAACAACTTTCAAACGACTTGCGTCAATCAGAGGTGTCCATCGCACAAGAGGTGTGCGACTGGTGCCGCAAGATTGAACAATTTCACCGTGAAGCGAATAGGAGTTAACCATTGACAGAAAATCGAAGTGTAATTATCAAAGTTGAGGCGGGTTCGGTCAATCGGCAGAATGACCTCGTCCGCTTGCGTTTCAAGCCGAAACGTTACTTTCCGGATTGGCAGGAAGGGATCTCTGTGCTTGCGATGTCCATAACTGATGCAGACGGTCATGCCTCCGGCGAGGATGTCCCATGTCAATTCGAGCCGACGCTACGTGAACTTGCATGGCAGACAGGTGAACTTCCGGCGGGGACATCAGCACATTACGCGATCCGACAAATCAATGAGCCGTCACCAAAAGCCCGTTATCAAATCGAACAGAAACCGGCGCATCTGCTCATTTCTGCCGATGACGCGTTATTCGCACGATATAACTTTCTCGGTGTCTGGAAACCTTACTTTTGGCCCATCAATGGGAATCATGGGACTGTGGTCCGCGGGGCTGGCGGCGAGGATCATCCGCATCACACAGGTCTCTACCTCGCCTATGGGGGGCACGGTGAAGGTGGGTCTGCGAACATCTGGTCTGATTGGGATGAGCCACCTTATGGACCCTGCGGGAAGATGTTGCATCAACGCTTTGTCCGAATCACTGAAGGGAATGTCTACGCTGAATTTGTCGAAGACCTGATCCATGTCAAGGGAGATGGTGACGTTATCATGACAGAAACGCGGACCGCTCGGGTATGGTATGCGGACGATACGCGACGGTTTCTGGAAATTACGCACGAAACGACACCACCACTGGATATCGGTGATCGGCAATTCCTTTGTGTCGCGCGTTTGAATCCGTCAATGGGTATCCCAGAGGAAGGGCACGTTGAAAATTCTGAAGGACAGATCGGCAGAACAGCGGTGCATCACCAACGCGCACGGTGGTGCGATTTAGGCGGCACGGTGGGCGATGGCGTGGCTGGTATCGCACTGTTTGATCATCCAGAAAACGCCGAACATCCGGGCTTTTTCGGGGAAATCGCTGTACCGGAACAGATGAGCATCCTTCACCATCCACCCGATGAGCTGGAAGATGACCGTTTCCGTCTGCGATTTGGAGTCTATGTCCACGAAGGTGTTACACCAGCCGCAGATGTCGAACGGCATTATCAGTGCTACGCAAATCCGGTGCAGGCGGAGGTTTTAGAACTTTAGGCGATGTATTTAACCCCCTAAATCCCCCTTATCAGGGGGACTTGAAATCCGTAAGTCCTGTCACAGTTGCTCCGCTTCATAGCAGAGTGTCGCCAATTCACTCCGGCCGCTTGCGGTGCTTGACATCCAGTTCGCGAAGGAGTGCCAAAGTATCCTCAAATGACAGTTCACCTGTTGAAGCCGTGTGTTCGAGGTAGTCACGCGTTTTGTTGTTGAATACACTATAAAAGGCGCGCGCCTCAGGATCCGGATGATCTCGCCAAAGTTCAACAGGTATGATCGAATCCTCGCTCAAGTACCGACGGTTCGGATGCCCGTAATAGACTTGTACCGTCTTGCGTTCCGCCTGCGTAGGACGGGTCGTAGCGGTATGTAAAACACCGATGTTGAATAGTATGGCTGTCCCGGCGGGACCGTACAAATCGACAATTCCGCCGCGCGCCAACTGTGCATCTGTTTCGAGAATATCAGCGTCCACCGATTCCGGTGATAAGGAGAAACAGTGCGTCGTTTCATCAACATCGGTTAGATACAACATCAACTGCATGAACCCGATGCGTAACGGGTGTTCGAGCCAGTGCCTCGGACCATCTCGATGCCAGCCGCGATTCAGTTCTCCGTCGTACGGTGCCATGTGTCGGATGCAGACTTCTGAAAAACAAGGGGCATTGCCCATCAGTGTGTGTAGGCAATCCATGACGATTGGATGCCGAATCACATTGTCGAATTCAGGGGCAGTCAGAAGGGCATCGCAATTCACGGTCTGGTAATGTCCGATACGATACCAGTGATCTTCAACCTCAGTGCGGTCCCGGTCAAAAGCATGAACAAAATGCTCAACCTCGGCATCGCTCAGAATCTTACCGAGTGAGACATAGCCATTTTCTTTAAAAAACGCATAATCCGCTGGTTTCATGTAATCCTCCTTGCCTCGATTCCCTAAGGTCGCGATCAGGGACCGCTCCTACAGCAGTCTGATGAAATCTGATAATCAAAAAAGGTAATGTTACAACAGTTACCCAGAAATTTTCAGCACCTAAGCAAAACTCATTAGGGCAGCCACAAGGGCTGCCCCTACAGTGCCCCAAAGATACACTTAGATTTACCAGCTTGAAGGTCAAAACTCATTAGAGTTCATTATTTTACGCATTTTGTAGCGCATCAATGCTTTCTATCAACTCGCTTGTAACCGTCGAACCCGAGCGGGTGTGTCGTCGCCTTGGATCTCCGAGGAGAGAATTCTAAGACCTCGGTCTTCAACTGGCAACTCAACCTTTACACCACCACGGCGATGCGATTCCCGGAGTGCAACCGCTACTTCCAATGCTGCACGCCCATCTTCGCCTGAACACTTCGGAGAGGTTCCGTTCTCAATGGCGTTAATGAGGTCCTCAACGATTGTGATGCCCATACCTTGCATCCGCACGGGGATCGGGAATGGACATTGTGCAGGTACGCCGCGTCCACGCCGTCCACCGGGGATCACACGAATTAGCTCGAACGTTTCGGCGTTGTTGACGGAACGGATACGTCCGGTTGTGCCGATGACATCGACCTCCCACGGTGCAGCACCGCAGGACGTACTTCGCAGATATGCACGCACGCCGTTATCAAAAACGAGATAACCGTTTCCCTGCAGATCACTTTCACCTGCAGCGGCTTCATCGGACTGCATCTCACCGAAAACCCACTCCACATTTCCACCTGCCATGTAGCGTAAAATATCAATGGCGTGGCTGCCGTTGTGCGAAAGTCCGCACTGGGCATAGACTGTAACTTGAAGCACGTTGCCGATTTCGCCTTCGTCAATGAGTTTTCGAGCCTCACTAAAGAACGGATTCCAGCGTCGCGCACAATTGATCGCCAACGCGACACCTTCTGCTCGACAGGTCTCCACCATTTCGTCTGCCTCAGCGAGACTGAGCGAAATCGGTTTTTCTGCCCAGATCGCTCTGACACTCGAGCGCGCCACATCTTGTACGATGGTCGATCGTATCCGTGCTGTCGTACAGACACTGACGATATCCAGATTTTCCTTCTCCAGCATTTCACGGTAATCGCTATAGATATGTTCAGAACTTAGCCCCCACCGTTCGCCGAAGATCGCTGCCTGTTCGGCATGTAGATCGGCACCCGCAGCCAGCTCCACATTCGGTGCAGCGTGGTAAGTCGGACCGTGACAATAGGGCAGAAAGATCGAACCCCCTTGTGTGATTTCGTCGTCGAAGGTGCTGCCCATACGTCCTAAACCAATTACGCCTGCTCGATACGTTGTCATCTTTTTTCCTCCAAGAAAGTTGTGTCAAGTAGAACCTATTGCGATGTAAATCCAATTCCAATTGTTCAAAGAATTTTCTCGTAGACAAAATCCAACCACTTGTCTTGTGGTGGTATAATTTCGGGTTTCGGCGAAAGTGGTGTCCAGTACGGCTTGAAAATATGACCCATATCACTCTTTAATTCCCACGCATCCTCCGTTTCCTCTTGTGCGGACATAAGGAAAAAATGTCTTTTCTTTTGCGCACTTAAGTTTTCATTCGGCACCCAACCCGTAATGTTAGTGTCAATACACGTGGGTTTGTGAAATTCGTCATATTGGTACTCAATGTATGAAATATATGTGAAATCCTCCTGTGTGGAACGGTAATCAACTGTAAGCCCTTTGGGTAACTTTCGCTTGTAGGGAATCGCCTTTAAGTTGGGTTCGATATAAACCTGCGTTGTTTCCGCTACTATTCTTTGGTTATTTTCCAATTCATTCTCAAAACAACCCAGATAGTTTTCGATTTCTACAAGCTGCAAACCTGTTTCTTCATAAGTTTCTCTCTTTACAGCGGTTTCAATGTCTTCACCCTTTTCAACAGTGCCTGCAGGGATTTGAACACCAGCAGTTGGATGCTTAAATACGAGTAACTCTTTGGCACCACTCCGCTCACGTATTATAAATGCCGTAACCTTTTGGACAACTTTATTCACTCTGGTCCCCTTAGTCTGCACTGATAAATGCCCGTCCTGTTTTTTCCTTGGCACGGAATACAGCCAGGTTTTGCCCACTCACATCTTTGATGACCCAGATATGACCGGCATACGTGTGTTGATTGACGAAAGCACCCGGCGCAACCTTACCGTAGGATTTTTCATTGCCTTCATAATCCACCCAATAGTAGGCGATCTCGGTTTTCGTGCCGTTTACGAAGATGATTGCTGTTTCGGTATCATCATCTCCAGATCTTAGATTTGGCAGCAGACTCGGATCGTGTCCCTCCAAGTCTGTCCATCTGTCACCATCCTTGCTGTTTGGATCCTTCAATTGCTGGTGAAACTCTGTTAGTTCTATCAATTCAGGGGGCCACTCAAACTCTGGAGATTCTTCAGGACTGAACCCTTGGAGATGTACGAGATGCGTACGGGTTATTGCCTGTGTATATCGCCAGTCCATGTCCCCATAAACTTCAGTTAGCAGCGCAGCGAGTGCTGGATCGTATTCTTTCAGTTTGTCGCGTGTGTCAACATGGTTATGTTGGTCGTCGTTTGCCCGGTTCGTGTCAAACCAAGACTGCGTGCCTTCAGCCCAGTACTCCGCTCTGTTCGTAATAGCGTATGTGTCTTTCCACAATCCTTTTTCGACTGCATCATCATATAGCACCTTAAGACGGTCATCAAAACTGGAATCCACCGTATTTAATCCCATCTGGTGAATTGCATGCGCGAATTCGTGGACCAGAATGTTCTCAGTTGAATAAGGGTCACCTGAGTAGTTAAGTAGATTTTCCTCACCACAACTTACGGCAGGTCTTGCTGGTGTGGAGCCCAAACCGCGTGCGCGCCGATCCCAATAATAGTTGGGTTGCAGATCACTGTGTTCAGGAATTTGGGTCGTCAGTTCGTTATGTGCCATCACAGCGAAACGTACGTTATTTTTTGCGAGTGCATGCAACACATCCTGACGGTGCCCAATCATCTGCCGAATGAGCCATACCGCTTCTTTCACGGCATAAGGGTTCACCTTCGATGATGCGACAACAGGCAATCCTTCTACATCAATCCACTGCTCGTAAAACGGGTCAAGGTTAAAAGTTTCACGAACATCATCTGGCGGAGGGACAGGTTCAGAAATATTGACGCTTTGGGCTGTTACAGTCAGTTGGATTGAAAAAAATAGGATATAGACCGTGAAGATAACAGTTAAATAAAGCATAGGTTAGTTTCCATTTTGCATCAGAAACTGTCTCAGTTTGATTCTCGAAATAGAAGCATCTGAACAGATTCCTGCTTGATTGAATTTAAGGTGTCTCCCTTTTCGGAAATATAGGCACTGATGCAACGTGCAATGTACTCTGCCTGTTTCACTGGTACAGCATTCCCAATCATCTGCTCCAAATCCGTTTTCGATCCCATAAAATGAAAATCTTTAGGAAAGGTTTGGAGGTAACTTCTTTCTAAGGTTGTGAGCGGACGAACGCTTTCTGAAATCGGGGCGGTATCTTTCGGATGCATTTTATAGGTCTTGGGGATTGGACGGTTAACGCCTCTTACTGTTGGACTCGGTTCATCAATGCTAAAGACAGCGCGGCGACTGTAGTTGCGTGGATGCCGATAATAGTGGGTAACACCAAGACTTTCCCCCAAGTAATCACGCACTGTCATCGGTTTGGTAGTCAGATTGTTATCCAAATAACTCGCTAAGGCTCTGCTCTCCATAGAGATGGATAATCCCAATTCACCGATGAGAAAAAGTCGTTTCCGTTTTTGGGGAACACCACATTGATTAGCGTCTAAAATCCGCTGTGTTAGTGAATATCCTGCCTCTCTAAGAATCTGACCTGCTTGCCGATACCGCTGACTTTTCACGGTTCTGTCCACATTTTCCATCACAAACCATTGGGGTTTTATATGTGCAACAATGCGTGCGAAACTTATGGTCAGATCTGCTCTCCCTAACTCCTCGTTCCGTTTACCTGCATGCGAAAAATCCTGACAGGGTGGACCTCCAATAATCATGTCAAACTGATATGCGTTTAACGTCCTTAAGCTTTCTTGCCAATTGCCAAGATCAAGTTTGTGTATGTTATGTGCAAAATTAGCACGATAGACCTTGATTGCCGGTTCCCAATTATCAAAAGCAGCAACTGCCTCAAATCCTGCGTTTTGGAATCCGAGTGTCATGCCACCACATCCGGCGAAGATATCAATGAATTTCATAGACATTTGTTTTTCCTACTTTTTACGTAAAAAGTTCGGGAGAATTAACTAGAATCGCATCAAATCGCCTTTCTGGACTTAGCAATTTTTCTCCCTGTCCCAAGATGATGTTTTTGATTTGGGTTTTTCTAATCCTTGGCCGTAAAAGTTCTGCACAAGACATATAAGGATGAGTCTTTCTTCCACTCAATGCAAAGGCTTTATCTGTTTGTCTCGTAAATCCGACACTAACGGTCTGCGGGTCAATTTTTCCATCTGTAGCAAAATCAGATAGCATCTTCACAATCCATAAAACTGCTCGCTTCGCTCGTGAAAATTCTCTGGCACGTCCTTGTTCAACTGTATCTAAAAGCAGTTTCGTAAAAGCAAATGTACTCCAAACGAAAACATCTAAGCAGTTCTCATGAAGTCGAGAGGATTTCCCAATAGTTTTCCAAATAGGTTGTATAACTAATGGAGTCTGATCGTCTATTTTCGCAAGTAACAGAGTTTTGATAGTTTGGGTAATATGGGGTATTTTCTCTAGCATGCTATCTTCTGATTCCCAGTCAAAGTTATTCTGAAAAATAGGGCTTAGACTGCCTAAAAGTTCGGTCCGATGTTCGGCGTACTGACTAACAATCTCAAGTGTTAAATGGATAATCGTATTGGGACGCACCACAAGTTCACACCCGTACTCTTCTTCAGAAAAACCACAGGTTGAATTATCAGGCAAAGCTGTCAATTTAATTTCCAATGCCCGTAGCCAAGGACTTTCAGAATTAGAATTATCCATTACCACTAAATCAATACGAGGTAAAGTCCCTTTAACAAATTGCTGATTTTGTCCATAAGTATACTCGAAGGCAAAGTAAATATCTTCAGAGTCATACGCATGCCCAAATACAGAATTCACATCAATTTTCTCAGGAATGACATTCCAATTCCCATCTAAAGCCAAGTAAACAGGAGCGATCTTTTGACTTTGCATATAACATAATAAGGCAATAGGGAAACAGTTATTAAAGCTGTTCTTTCCCCATGCTTTAGCTTGGCTGAAGTCCTTGTTTGTGTTAGATTGATTTAACCCAAATAAGGCAGGCGCACTATCCATTGATGTGAATCCTATTGAACTGACCATCATTCTTGAAAACTGTAGAAGTGATTTATCCGGTTGTTTTCTATTGTGAAGGGTTTATTGACCTTCCCGATACTTTAACTCTTGCCAGATTGAACGCATCTGCCACACATCCATCGAAACAACCTTTGCCTCGCCGCCGATGGCGAAAAGCGAAATGCCGTTACTCTCCTCTTGCAGCGGATAGGCACGTGCAACAGCACACTGTCGTGAAAACAGCGGGAAGAGTTTGTCGATACCCTTTCTCGGAAACGCCCATTCTGAGAAGCATTCCCCGTTATCGGCGAAGACCTCAATGAGGCTACGGTCAAGGAAAATACGGAGTCGGACTTTACCATCGCTACTCAAGCGGAACGGTGCGGTCTCAGGGGGTTTACCAACAAGGTCTGTACGTAAAGAGGAATAGGAGGTGTCAATTTGTAGCGTATCGTTGGTTTTGCCGTGCCTGTGGTTGTAGATCGAGATTTTTGTCCGTTCATCTCCGTTTGGTGATCGGAAGACGTATAACCCAGCCTCCCGTGCAGTTCCCATCTCTAAGGTGAGGTCAATTTCAATTGCTTTGCCTTTTACCTCATCAAGTATACATTCCTCATTGGCTGACAAAGCGATGTCCGTGAGGCGGGTATGCGTATTTCGCAGACTTTTTATCTCCTCAACCGGTTCTATCGCCAGCACGTTGTCCGCTTTCAGCGTGAGGTGCCATGGGAGGGTCATACACAGACCCGACGCGGCTTGTTCGTTCTGCCTTCCGTCCGAGCAGTTTAAGATGGCGATGAGACGACCGCGAGAATCTATCGTCGCGGAGGGACAGGAGACCATCCCACCACCGAAGGTGCCATGGTTGATTCTGCCGTGATATTCAGGCGTAAATTTGTGGGTACCGCGATCGTATTCACCGATGTAATAGCGCGCTGAACGTTTATGACTGAAGAGAAGTAAGATATGCTTACCGTTTCCGATAGGCAGGAAATTAGGCACCGCCCCATCTTCACCGAGATCGCAGAACACATCGTCAATCAGCAGCGGATGGAGATATTTCCAGTACGTTAAGTCTTTTGAGTAAAAGAGGTGAGAGGCAGATCTACGTCGCTCACGGATCCAGCCGTTGGCTGATGTTCCTGAAATAGAATAATACCCATCCTCTTCTTTCCAGATACACGGGTCAAAGACATTATAGGGCTGCTCGTAGGCATTGGTCTCAACATTCGGCATGACGGGATTATTCGGATGCTTCTTCCAGTTGAGTAGGAGCGGATCGCTTGCAGTAGCGATACTATTTCCCGACATTTTGCCGTGATAGACAGCGACAACTCGCTCATCTTCCACGAGACACTGACCGCTGAAGCAGTGTAGTTCAGTATCAGGATACAGTGCAGGCGGCAAATCTTGCCAATGCACCAAATCTTCGCTATAGCAGTGTCCCCAATGAACTCGATCGACATCTGGTGGACCGAACTGATAAAAGAGATGATACCTGCCCTGCCATTCGCAGAATCCGTTTGCATCGCCCATGCCGTAGAGAGAAGATATATGATAGATGGGACGGTAAGGATCCGATGCCCACGCTTCTCTCCGTTTCTTGTAGTCGCGTAATGTCTCATCCGTCTCAAGGGCAGCGAACTGTTCCGCCTCCGTATCAGGATAGGTTTTACCTCGGAGTTCTTCCCATGTATCTGCCATATCAGGTTATCCGTTATTCAGAAATCTTTTTGTAAGTCTTCGATCTTGCGTGGCGGGAATTGCTTCTCAAACACCATACGCTGCCAACAAAATTGCTGTCAATAAGTTGTTGAAAAATTCGATGACGCGCTGACGGTTTGATTTCAAACTGATCTGTTTCGGGTGAAAACGGATAAATTTCGGTTTCACCTGCCAGCACAGCGAAGAATTTACCGCGGTTATTTGGAAGAAA
This portion of the Candidatus Poribacteria bacterium genome encodes:
- a CDS encoding PmoA family protein, whose amino-acid sequence is MTENRSVIIKVEAGSVNRQNDLVRLRFKPKRYFPDWQEGISVLAMSITDADGHASGEDVPCQFEPTLRELAWQTGELPAGTSAHYAIRQINEPSPKARYQIEQKPAHLLISADDALFARYNFLGVWKPYFWPINGNHGTVVRGAGGEDHPHHTGLYLAYGGHGEGGSANIWSDWDEPPYGPCGKMLHQRFVRITEGNVYAEFVEDLIHVKGDGDVIMTETRTARVWYADDTRRFLEITHETTPPLDIGDRQFLCVARLNPSMGIPEEGHVENSEGQIGRTAVHHQRARWCDLGGTVGDGVAGIALFDHPENAEHPGFFGEIAVPEQMSILHHPPDELEDDRFRLRFGVYVHEGVTPAADVERHYQCYANPVQAEVLEL
- a CDS encoding phytanoyl-CoA dioxygenase family protein translates to MKPADYAFFKENGYVSLGKILSDAEVEHFVHAFDRDRTEVEDHWYRIGHYQTVNCDALLTAPEFDNVIRHPIVMDCLHTLMGNAPCFSEVCIRHMAPYDGELNRGWHRDGPRHWLEHPLRIGFMQLMLYLTDVDETTHCFSLSPESVDADILETDAQLARGGIVDLYGPAGTAILFNIGVLHTATTRPTQAERKTVQVYYGHPNRRYLSEDSIIPVELWRDHPDPEARAFYSVFNNKTRDYLEHTASTGELSFEDTLALLRELDVKHRKRPE
- a CDS encoding Gfo/Idh/MocA family oxidoreductase, coding for MTTYRAGVIGLGRMGSTFDDEITQGGSIFLPYCHGPTYHAAPNVELAAGADLHAEQAAIFGERWGLSSEHIYSDYREMLEKENLDIVSVCTTARIRSTIVQDVARSSVRAIWAEKPISLSLAEADEMVETCRAEGVALAINCARRWNPFFSEARKLIDEGEIGNVLQVTVYAQCGLSHNGSHAIDILRYMAGGNVEWVFGEMQSDEAAAGESDLQGNGYLVFDNGVRAYLRSTSCGAAPWEVDVIGTTGRIRSVNNAETFELIRVIPGGRRGRGVPAQCPFPIPVRMQGMGITIVEDLINAIENGTSPKCSGEDGRAALEVAVALRESHRRGGVKVELPVEDRGLRILSSEIQGDDTPARVRRLQAS
- a CDS encoding NUDIX domain-containing protein — translated: MNKVVQKVTAFIIRERSGAKELLVFKHPTAGVQIPAGTVEKGEDIETAVKRETYEETGLQLVEIENYLGCFENELENNQRIVAETTQVYIEPNLKAIPYKRKLPKGLTVDYRSTQEDFTYISYIEYQYDEFHKPTCIDTNITGWVPNENLSAQKKRHFFLMSAQEETEDAWELKSDMGHIFKPYWTPLSPKPEIIPPQDKWLDFVYEKIL
- a CDS encoding DNA cytosine methyltransferase, encoding MKFIDIFAGCGGMTLGFQNAGFEAVAAFDNWEPAIKVYRANFAHNIHKLDLGNWQESLRTLNAYQFDMIIGGPPCQDFSHAGKRNEELGRADLTISFARIVAHIKPQWFVMENVDRTVKSQRYRQAGQILREAGYSLTQRILDANQCGVPQKRKRLFLIGELGLSISMESRALASYLDNNLTTKPMTVRDYLGESLGVTHYYRHPRNYSRRAVFSIDEPSPTVRGVNRPIPKTYKMHPKDTAPISESVRPLTTLERSYLQTFPKDFHFMGSKTDLEQMIGNAVPVKQAEYIARCISAYISEKGDTLNSIKQESVQMLLFRESN
- a CDS encoding HindVP family restriction endonuclease encodes the protein MDSAPALFGLNQSNTNKDFSQAKAWGKNSFNNCFPIALLCYMQSQKIAPVYLALDGNWNVIPEKIDVNSVFGHAYDSEDIYFAFEYTYGQNQQFVKGTLPRIDLVVMDNSNSESPWLRALEIKLTALPDNSTCGFSEEEYGCELVVRPNTIIHLTLEIVSQYAEHRTELLGSLSPIFQNNFDWESEDSMLEKIPHITQTIKTLLLAKIDDQTPLVIQPIWKTIGKSSRLHENCLDVFVWSTFAFTKLLLDTVEQGRAREFSRAKRAVLWIVKMLSDFATDGKIDPQTVSVGFTRQTDKAFALSGRKTHPYMSCAELLRPRIRKTQIKNIILGQGEKLLSPERRFDAILVNSPELFT
- a CDS encoding glycoside hydrolase family 32 protein; protein product: MADTWEELRGKTYPDTEAEQFAALETDETLRDYKKRREAWASDPYRPIYHISSLYGMGDANGFCEWQGRYHLFYQFGPPDVDRVHWGHCYSEDLVHWQDLPPALYPDTELHCFSGQCLVEDERVVAVYHGKMSGNSIATASDPLLLNWKKHPNNPVMPNVETNAYEQPYNVFDPCIWKEEDGYYSISGTSANGWIRERRRSASHLFYSKDLTYWKYLHPLLIDDVFCDLGEDGAVPNFLPIGNGKHILLLFSHKRSARYYIGEYDRGTHKFTPEYHGRINHGTFGGGMVSCPSATIDSRGRLIAILNCSDGRQNEQAASGLCMTLPWHLTLKADNVLAIEPVEEIKSLRNTHTRLTDIALSANEECILDEVKGKAIEIDLTLEMGTAREAGLYVFRSPNGDERTKISIYNHRHGKTNDTLQIDTSYSSLRTDLVGKPPETAPFRLSSDGKVRLRIFLDRSLIEVFADNGECFSEWAFPRKGIDKLFPLFSRQCAVARAYPLQEESNGISLFAIGGEAKVVSMDVWQMRSIWQELKYREGQ